The Desulfobacteraceae bacterium genome has a segment encoding these proteins:
- a CDS encoding cold shock domain-containing protein: MASGVVKWFDQNRGYGFILEENGADVFVHCSGIIGDERRTLKEGDQVVFEIQTAPKGPAAVDVMVV; encoded by the coding sequence ATGGCCAGCGGCGTTGTCAAATGGTTTGATCAAAACAGGGGCTACGGCTTTATTCTGGAGGAAAACGGGGCGGATGTTTTTGTGCATTGCTCGGGTATCATCGGCGACGAACGCAGGACCCTCAAAGAAGGCGACCAGGTGGTTTTTGAAATTCAGACCGCGCCCAAAGGCCCGGCAGCGGTGGATGTGATGGTGGTTTAA
- a CDS encoding PAS domain S-box protein, translated as MFETPKEACHHPIDDRHNSCINSLAVIDYVEKEQPGASKILLAGLDTELPGVKDPKAFLSDPNNWISAPLLALLYERAKSILDDADAPRKIGFYSVTGKRLGYIQRILLAALGGPVMALRQIQRVNDHFNRTKRIELVDLKGTTATTRLHWNPDIPLTEDFCHYNKGIYEAVPVIWRLPPTRLIETECFFHGGRYCEYRLSWSRGSIARFFFRLFAPWKVARASIAELEQDKAIIRKKYEEVNALNAALTTKVAQLEGLHETGKALLSTLELDALIEIVLKRLIKVAHLDRAGVFLLDESLSNLTLVNAVGVEKEVLDRLKGYSVSIGKERNILARSAREKRPFFLADEKIASLNPENPLLKVFKPSSFILVPLLARGETMGLLVGDSKKGRTSSKIDRNFISSFANQIAMALENASLYQKLRESERMYREIVENSQEGIWVVDETGCIRFANRTLARQIGYEDLTGMSIYDLVAEEGKKKFLGLIRENLNEKSARGEVSFGKNGGGILPALASSVPLFSGKGYRGSLIMV; from the coding sequence ATGTTCGAGACACCCAAAGAAGCCTGCCACCATCCGATCGATGATCGTCACAACAGCTGCATCAATTCCCTGGCGGTCATCGATTACGTTGAAAAAGAACAGCCGGGTGCAAGTAAAATTCTCCTGGCGGGCCTGGATACGGAACTTCCCGGGGTCAAGGACCCGAAGGCGTTTCTGTCGGATCCTAACAACTGGATTTCTGCTCCCCTTCTCGCCCTGCTTTACGAGCGTGCCAAATCGATCCTCGATGACGCGGACGCGCCCCGCAAGATAGGATTTTATTCCGTCACGGGAAAACGACTCGGCTACATCCAACGAATCCTACTGGCCGCTCTTGGCGGGCCGGTGATGGCGCTGCGGCAAATCCAGCGCGTGAACGACCATTTCAATCGCACCAAGCGCATCGAGCTCGTGGATTTAAAGGGTACCACGGCCACGACCCGTCTCCACTGGAACCCCGATATCCCCCTGACCGAAGACTTCTGTCACTACAACAAGGGGATTTACGAAGCCGTTCCGGTGATCTGGAGGCTTCCGCCGACACGCCTGATCGAGACGGAATGTTTCTTTCATGGCGGGCGTTACTGCGAGTATCGATTGAGCTGGAGCAGGGGCAGCATCGCCCGGTTCTTTTTTCGTCTTTTCGCCCCGTGGAAGGTCGCCCGGGCGAGCATCGCGGAGCTGGAGCAGGACAAGGCGATCATCCGCAAAAAGTACGAGGAGGTTAATGCCCTAAACGCCGCCCTCACCACCAAGGTCGCGCAGCTGGAAGGCCTTCACGAGACCGGCAAGGCCCTTCTCTCCACCCTGGAATTGGACGCCCTGATCGAGATCGTCCTCAAACGTCTGATCAAGGTGGCGCATCTCGACCGGGCGGGTGTTTTTCTGCTGGACGAATCGCTCTCGAACCTCACGCTGGTCAATGCGGTCGGGGTGGAAAAAGAGGTCCTCGATCGCCTCAAAGGCTACTCGGTCTCCATTGGGAAGGAACGCAACATCCTCGCGAGATCCGCCCGGGAAAAACGCCCCTTTTTCCTGGCGGACGAAAAGATCGCTTCGTTGAACCCCGAAAACCCCCTCCTGAAGGTCTTCAAGCCCTCCTCCTTCATTCTCGTTCCACTTCTCGCCCGTGGTGAGACCATGGGCCTCCTCGTGGGGGATAGCAAGAAAGGCCGAACATCCTCAAAGATAGACCGGAATTTCATATCGAGCTTCGCCAACCAGATCGCCATGGCCTTGGAGAACGCCTCCCTCTACCAAAAGCTGCGGGAGTCGGAACGGATGTACCGGGAGATCGTTGAAAATTCTCAGGAGGGGATCTGGGTGGTGGACGAGACCGGGTGTATCCGGTTTGCCAACCGTACCCTGGCCCGCCAGATCGGCTACGAGGATCTCACCGGGATGAGCATCTACGATCTGGTCGCGGAGGAAGGCAAAAAGAAGTTTCTCGGCCTCATCCGGGAAAACCTGAACGAAAAATCAGCGCGGGGCGAAGTGTCTTTTGGAAAAAATGGCGGCGGCATCCTGCCGGCGCTTGCCAGCAGCGTGCCGCTGTTCTCCGGCAAGGGCTATCGCGGCAGCCTCATCATGGTG
- a CDS encoding lysophospholipid acyltransferase family protein, with protein MGLSQFFQLWFNVILARFLGIRFLRAYLYFLGICFFSFRHKERQNLGLGISHVFGDSHCTLVLRWMQLKAACGVFEHYLEKLVLAHKSLAWTLRYLAKRLTIQNVAELDRIASEGRGGILVTGHFGAVEYLPLALAMNGYKVAMICRFKTSRLKEALAKRAEEQDVMIIDAGEPNVAFRAFEAIRQGRILITECDEFEQWRADRSGTVRVFGHLVPRDKTLDFFYRRTKAPVIMGLMRRDGGRFTLCIEPIADGEEKIVMGSAAWRSLEAYILRHPEQWYQWKDAVRDLEPHIDWRQGGENQGSVSLPACHPVPAASFS; from the coding sequence ATGGGACTCAGTCAGTTTTTTCAACTTTGGTTCAATGTGATTCTCGCGCGATTTTTGGGCATCCGGTTTCTCCGGGCGTATCTTTATTTTCTCGGCATCTGTTTTTTTTCTTTTCGTCATAAAGAAAGACAAAATTTAGGCCTCGGCATTTCGCATGTTTTTGGTGACAGCCATTGCACACTTGTTCTGCGTTGGATGCAACTGAAGGCCGCCTGCGGGGTCTTCGAGCATTATCTGGAAAAGCTCGTCCTGGCCCACAAGTCCCTCGCCTGGACGCTGCGTTATCTTGCAAAGCGCCTGACGATCCAAAACGTCGCCGAGCTTGACCGGATTGCCTCCGAGGGGCGGGGCGGGATCCTGGTCACGGGCCATTTCGGGGCCGTGGAGTATCTGCCGCTGGCCCTTGCCATGAACGGCTACAAAGTCGCCATGATCTGCCGCTTCAAGACCTCGCGGCTGAAGGAGGCGCTGGCCAAAAGGGCAGAGGAACAGGACGTCATGATCATCGATGCCGGCGAGCCGAACGTGGCCTTCCGTGCTTTCGAGGCCATCCGGCAGGGTCGCATCCTTATAACCGAATGCGACGAGTTTGAACAGTGGCGTGCCGACCGCAGCGGCACCGTGAGGGTCTTCGGCCATTTGGTGCCCCGCGACAAGACCCTCGATTTTTTCTATCGTCGCACCAAGGCCCCTGTCATCATGGGACTCATGCGGCGGGATGGGGGCCGATTCACCCTGTGCATCGAACCCATTGCCGACGGCGAGGAAAAGATCGTGATGGGCAGCGCCGCCTGGCGGAGCCTTGAGGCCTACATCCTACGCCATCCGGAGCAGTGGTACCAGTGGAAGGATGCGGTGCGAGACCTTGAACCCCACATCGATTGGAGGCAGGGTGGTGAGAATCAGGGAAGTGTGTCTTTACCGGCTTGCCATCCCGTTCCGGCTGCCAGTTTCTCATAG
- a CDS encoding PAS domain S-box protein: protein MKDRYKTKAQLIAELNQLRRQSPCGQLLAAGCSRITADLARAQDGPQTIFDSLLEHVVFHDAQMRVLWANRAACESAGLSREELTGRFCHEVWAERATPCKGCLVVRARQTGHHQAAEKQTPDGRHWYVQGVPILDVDGGIAAVVELTAETTERKRVEEALYKSEQRYRTIVETISHGILEIDAAGTITFANAALSRLLGYREGEILGRKISDFQVSGEAQEGIGRRLANLVKDRPEATQWITRIRARDGHILDLQVDWDYKRDLKGRVVGFIAAVTDITARLQAGAALKEAHEELERRVLARTAKLMIANQQLQREIETREQAEAQARQKDRKYGDLYALLRLTVDTVPDLIWAKDLNGRYILANQAICDKLLMCGSPDAAMGKTDRYFAQRERAAGYRHAFGAKWADSDAAVKKSKAALRFVEEVWVRDRAIVLDVHQAPFFNEKGEMVGTVGCARDVTKEKEIETALRKSQSELVAVFENAPVAIVLVDAQTRVCRANRVALAITGRCQEDIIGLPGGEALGCRNALDDPRGCGFGPHCESCSVRVIVEDTLKTGRAHHEVEAALPLGSSSAPDEMHLLVSTAPLGPLKSRMAVVCLQDITQRKKAQEALRESEERFRRMFEDTVLGLFQGTVDGELLTVNPAFAKMFGYDTPEDLLSSLGSSALELYANPADRPAKIQLVLASENPTETEIHYRQKDGSTFWGQFRVWKVRGEKGRPLYLEGCVEDITQRKKAEKSLRESEKRLRFLSSRLLAAQENESRRISLEIHDNLAQNMAVLKLQLATAVNRLRKDQGKLKAECQNILQFVDRIIESMRNLSRDLSPSIIEDLKLCATLKWMLYDFENQTGIAPSLKLTDVDDLFSSADQIIIYRIFQEALNNIRKHADARQIAVEVRKDGGQVVLQIQDDGRGFDIQENWRRHVAERGLGLAAMDERARMLGGTLEIVAQKGRGTCLTLTLPVAESPASVDLPPPAARV from the coding sequence ATGAAGGATCGTTACAAAACCAAAGCGCAGCTCATCGCCGAGCTGAACCAGCTTCGGCGCCAGAGCCCATGCGGGCAGTTGTTGGCCGCGGGTTGCAGCCGCATAACGGCGGATCTGGCCCGCGCCCAGGATGGGCCGCAGACCATTTTCGACAGCCTGCTGGAGCATGTGGTGTTTCATGATGCTCAGATGCGGGTGCTGTGGGCCAACCGGGCGGCATGCGAGTCCGCCGGCCTTTCCCGGGAGGAACTGACCGGCCGCTTCTGCCACGAGGTCTGGGCCGAACGCGCAACGCCCTGCAAGGGCTGCCTGGTGGTGCGCGCCCGCCAAACCGGCCACCACCAGGCAGCCGAAAAGCAGACCCCCGACGGCCGGCACTGGTATGTCCAGGGCGTTCCGATCCTGGACGTCGATGGCGGCATCGCGGCGGTGGTGGAGCTGACGGCCGAGACCACCGAAAGAAAGAGAGTCGAAGAGGCACTATACAAAAGTGAACAGCGCTATCGCACCATTGTCGAGACCATTTCCCACGGAATTCTGGAAATAGACGCCGCTGGTACGATCACATTCGCCAACGCCGCCCTCAGCCGGCTCTTGGGGTATCGTGAAGGCGAAATCCTTGGCCGCAAGATCAGCGATTTTCAGGTTTCCGGGGAGGCCCAAGAGGGCATAGGCCGACGCCTTGCCAACCTCGTCAAGGACCGGCCCGAAGCCACCCAGTGGATAACCCGGATCCGGGCCAGAGACGGCCACATCCTCGACCTGCAAGTCGACTGGGACTACAAACGGGATCTGAAAGGCCGGGTGGTCGGGTTTATCGCCGCGGTGACCGACATCACCGCGCGCCTGCAGGCGGGTGCGGCCCTCAAAGAGGCCCATGAGGAGCTGGAAAGGCGCGTGCTGGCCCGCACGGCCAAGCTGATGATCGCCAACCAGCAGCTGCAGCGGGAAATCGAAACCCGCGAACAGGCCGAGGCCCAGGCCCGGCAAAAGGATCGGAAGTATGGCGATCTGTATGCCCTGCTGCGGTTGACCGTCGATACCGTGCCCGATCTGATCTGGGCCAAGGATTTAAACGGCCGTTACATCCTGGCCAATCAGGCGATCTGCGACAAACTCCTGATGTGCGGCAGCCCGGATGCGGCCATGGGCAAAACGGATCGCTATTTTGCCCAGCGCGAGCGGGCGGCGGGTTATCGCCACGCTTTCGGGGCAAAGTGGGCCGATTCAGACGCCGCTGTCAAAAAAAGCAAGGCAGCGCTGCGCTTTGTGGAGGAGGTTTGGGTCAGGGACCGGGCGATCGTGCTCGATGTGCATCAGGCGCCTTTTTTTAACGAAAAGGGCGAAATGGTCGGCACGGTCGGTTGCGCCCGCGACGTCACCAAGGAAAAGGAGATCGAAACGGCGCTGCGCAAAAGCCAATCCGAGCTGGTCGCCGTTTTCGAAAACGCCCCGGTGGCAATCGTCCTGGTGGATGCGCAAACCCGGGTTTGCCGGGCCAATCGCGTAGCGCTGGCGATTACCGGCCGTTGCCAGGAGGACATCATCGGCCTTCCGGGGGGGGAGGCCCTGGGATGCCGCAACGCCCTGGATGACCCCCGGGGTTGCGGCTTCGGCCCCCACTGCGAGAGTTGCAGCGTGCGCGTCATCGTCGAGGACACCCTGAAAACCGGCCGGGCCCACCATGAGGTCGAGGCCGCGCTGCCGCTGGGCAGCTCCAGCGCCCCGGATGAAATGCATCTGCTGGTCTCCACCGCGCCGCTGGGCCCCCTGAAAAGCCGCATGGCGGTTGTCTGCCTCCAGGACATCACCCAGCGCAAAAAGGCCCAGGAGGCTTTGAGGGAAAGTGAGGAAAGATTCCGTCGAATGTTCGAAGACACGGTCCTCGGCCTGTTTCAGGGCACCGTGGACGGCGAGCTGCTCACCGTCAACCCGGCCTTTGCCAAGATGTTCGGTTATGACACCCCTGAGGATCTGCTGTCGTCTTTGGGGAGCAGCGCCCTGGAATTGTACGCCAATCCCGCCGATCGGCCCGCCAAAATACAGCTGGTGCTGGCAAGCGAAAATCCCACGGAAACCGAAATCCACTACCGCCAGAAGGACGGGTCGACCTTTTGGGGGCAATTTCGGGTCTGGAAGGTTCGGGGTGAAAAGGGGCGGCCGCTGTATCTGGAAGGCTGTGTCGAGGACATCACCCAGCGCAAAAAGGCCGAAAAATCCCTGCGGGAATCGGAAAAGCGCCTGCGCTTTCTCTCCTCCCGATTGCTGGCCGCCCAGGAAAATGAGAGCCGGCGCATTTCGCTGGAAATTCACGACAACCTGGCCCAGAACATGGCCGTGCTGAAACTGCAGTTGGCCACCGCTGTCAACCGGCTGCGCAAGGACCAGGGCAAGCTGAAAGCCGAGTGTCAAAACATCCTGCAATTCGTCGACCGCATTATCGAAAGCATGCGCAACCTGTCACGCGATTTGAGTCCGTCGATCATCGAGGACCTCAAACTGTGCGCGACCCTGAAGTGGATGCTCTACGATTTCGAAAACCAAACCGGCATCGCCCCGTCCCTCAAGTTGACCGACGTCGATGACCTGTTTTCCTCCGCCGACCAGATCATTATCTACCGCATCTTTCAGGAGGCCCTCAACAACATCCGCAAACATGCCGATGCGCGCCAGATTGCGGTGGAGGTCCGTAAAGACGGTGGCCAGGTGGTCCTTCAGATCCAGGACGACGGCCGCGGCTTTGACATTCAAGAGAACTGGCGGCGCCATGTGGCTGAAAGAGGCCTGGGGCTGGCCGCCATGGACGAGCGGGCGCGGATGCTGGGCGGCACCCTGGAGATTGTCGCCCAAAAGGGCCGCGGGACCTGTCTCACCCTGACCCTCCCCGTCGCAGAGTCCCCCGCGTCTGTTGATCTTCCGCCGCCGGCAGCCCGCGTCTGA
- a CDS encoding NAD(P)/FAD-dependent oxidoreductase, whose amino-acid sequence MLKLGEKGAILQRDKKTYAIAPHIPCGLVTPELLRKIADVSEKYHAQAIKITGATRIAIIGLEEEVIDEVWQELQLGVGAAVGLCVRSVRSCPGTTYCRLGQQDALGIGMKLDKRYHGLELPGKFKMAVSGCQLSCAESWVRDVGLIGKKEGWQVVIGGNVGAAPRIGQELLAGLADEPVLRAVDQVVRFYQENANKGERLGKMIDRIGLEPFRSAVA is encoded by the coding sequence ATGCTGAAACTGGGAGAGAAAGGCGCCATCCTGCAGCGCGACAAAAAAACCTACGCGATTGCCCCCCATATTCCCTGCGGCCTCGTGACGCCCGAGCTGCTGCGCAAGATCGCCGATGTTTCTGAAAAATACCACGCCCAGGCCATCAAGATCACCGGCGCCACCCGGATCGCGATCATCGGGCTCGAGGAGGAGGTCATCGACGAGGTCTGGCAGGAGCTGCAACTGGGCGTCGGGGCGGCGGTGGGGCTCTGCGTCCGCAGCGTCCGCTCCTGCCCGGGCACGACCTACTGCCGGCTGGGCCAGCAGGATGCGCTGGGCATCGGGATGAAACTGGACAAACGCTATCACGGGCTGGAGCTGCCCGGCAAATTCAAGATGGCCGTATCCGGATGCCAGCTGAGCTGCGCCGAGTCATGGGTGCGGGATGTCGGTTTGATCGGCAAAAAGGAGGGGTGGCAAGTGGTCATCGGCGGCAATGTGGGCGCCGCCCCGCGCATCGGGCAGGAGCTTCTAGCGGGTCTCGCAGATGAGCCGGTGTTGCGGGCTGTCGACCAGGTTGTGCGCTTTTATCAGGAAAACGCCAACAAGGGCGAGCGCCTGGGGAAAATGATCGACCGCATCGGCCTCGAGCCGTTCAGGAGTGCCGTCGCCTGA